A single window of bacterium DNA harbors:
- the purB gene encoding adenylosuccinate lyase, with amino-acid sequence MIKRYSRPEMAAIWTDEHKYATWLRVEIAVCEAQADLALIPAAAVAAIKEKAGFSVERIEAIEAEVKHDVIAFLTAVGEKTGDEARYIHLGMTSSDLLDTALALNIQEAGEILLSDMERLREILRRQALQHKETICVGRSHGIHAEPTSFGLKFALWYDEMGRNLERMRTALADAAVGMVSGAVGTFAYIDPRIEAAACARLGLRPAPVTTQIIQRDIHAQVQTAIALCGAGLEKIAVEIRHLQRTEVLEAEEPFSAGQKGSSAMPHKRNPIGSENIAGLARLLRTNALAALENIALWHERDISHSSVERIIFPDSFILLDYMLHRLSRILEGLVVYPDQMATNLRRTRGLIFSQPVLLALTGKGMSRETAYKIVQENAMRCWRSGEEFKEILLADQRVLALLSPAEISACFDERIGLKHVDAIYRKAGIIQ; translated from the coding sequence ATGATCAAGCGTTATTCGCGGCCGGAGATGGCCGCCATCTGGACGGACGAACACAAATACGCGACCTGGCTGCGCGTCGAGATCGCGGTATGTGAGGCCCAGGCCGATCTGGCGCTCATCCCTGCTGCGGCTGTGGCCGCTATCAAGGAGAAAGCCGGCTTTTCCGTGGAACGCATCGAGGCGATCGAAGCCGAGGTGAAGCACGATGTCATCGCCTTTTTGACGGCGGTGGGCGAGAAAACCGGCGATGAAGCGCGTTACATCCACCTCGGCATGACCTCCTCGGATCTGCTCGATACCGCCCTTGCGTTGAATATCCAGGAGGCGGGGGAGATTCTGCTTTCAGACATGGAGCGGCTGCGCGAGATCCTGCGCCGTCAGGCTCTCCAGCACAAGGAGACGATCTGCGTCGGCCGCAGCCACGGGATTCACGCTGAGCCCACCTCCTTTGGCCTCAAGTTCGCTCTCTGGTATGATGAGATGGGCCGCAATCTGGAGCGTATGCGCACGGCGCTGGCGGACGCAGCGGTGGGCATGGTCTCGGGCGCAGTCGGCACCTTCGCTTACATCGATCCGCGCATCGAAGCAGCGGCCTGCGCCCGTCTTGGATTGCGGCCGGCGCCGGTCACCACCCAGATCATTCAGCGCGATATTCATGCCCAGGTCCAGACGGCCATCGCTCTCTGCGGCGCCGGCCTCGAGAAGATCGCGGTTGAAATCCGGCATCTGCAACGCACCGAGGTCCTCGAGGCGGAGGAGCCCTTCAGCGCCGGGCAAAAAGGCTCCTCGGCGATGCCGCACAAGCGCAATCCCATCGGCAGCGAGAATATCGCCGGGCTGGCACGCCTGCTGCGCACCAATGCCCTGGCTGCCCTTGAAAACATCGCCCTCTGGCATGAGCGGGATATCAGCCACTCCTCAGTGGAGCGGATCATCTTTCCGGACAGTTTCATCCTGCTCGATTACATGCTGCACCGGCTGAGCCGGATCCTTGAGGGCCTGGTGGTCTATCCCGACCAGATGGCTACCAACCTGCGCCGGACCCGGGGATTAATCTTTTCCCAGCCGGTGTTATTGGCATTGACCGGCAAGGGGATGAGTCGCGAAACGGCCTATAAAATTGTTCAGGAGAACGCCATGCGGTGCTGGCGTTCCGGTGAAGAGTTCAAAGAGATCCTGCTCGCTGATCAACGCGTCCTGGCGCTGCTTTCCCCCGCCGAGATCAGCGCCTGCTTTGACGAACGCATCGGACTGAAACACGTGGATGCCATTTATCGCAAGGCCGGGATTATCCAATAA
- the gatB gene encoding Asp-tRNA(Asn)/Glu-tRNA(Gln) amidotransferase subunit GatB — MSARFEPVIGLEVHIQLQTRSKIFCGCSTRFGAEANSQVCPVCMGLPGALPVLNRKVLESACRLALATGCRVNRVSLFARKNYFYPDLPKGYQISQFDQPFAEAGEMPINLPDGRERAIRIRRIHLEDDAGKSIHAETFVRAGETLLDLNRCGVPLIELVTEPDFHAPAEAADFLQKMRQLVRYLEISSGNMEEGSLRCDANISLRPAGSTGLGVKTELKNMNSFRHVERALAFEIERQNRLLAEGGRIEPQTLLWDPLRGAVEPMRSKEEAHDYRYFPEPDLMPVRLSAAWIEEQQRLLPELPAARKSRYERVYGLPAYDAAVLTSDLAVADYFERLASRVEDKKAASNWVMGEVLRAARVRNCPVNELAVIPEHLAELLQALGQGRIPPQTARRIFEECLENGLPPAAAIAREEQAQVTDGEALRALVREILDAHPEETAAWLNGKDKLISFFAGIIMQSLQGRADPRRVMALLNEERAARRTIEK, encoded by the coding sequence ATGAGTGCCCGTTTTGAGCCGGTCATTGGGCTCGAAGTGCATATTCAGCTGCAGACCCGCAGCAAGATCTTTTGCGGCTGCAGCACCCGGTTCGGGGCGGAGGCCAACAGCCAGGTCTGTCCGGTCTGCATGGGCCTGCCCGGCGCCCTGCCGGTGTTAAACCGGAAGGTCCTTGAATCCGCCTGCCGTCTGGCCCTGGCCACCGGCTGCCGGGTCAATCGGGTTTCGCTTTTCGCCCGCAAGAACTATTTCTATCCGGATCTGCCCAAGGGATACCAGATCTCCCAATTTGATCAGCCCTTCGCTGAGGCCGGAGAGATGCCGATCAACCTTCCGGACGGGCGAGAGCGGGCGATCCGCATCCGCCGCATTCATCTTGAGGATGACGCCGGCAAGTCGATCCATGCCGAGACCTTCGTCCGCGCCGGCGAGACGCTGCTCGATCTCAACCGCTGTGGCGTGCCCCTGATTGAGCTGGTCACCGAACCCGATTTCCACGCCCCGGCTGAGGCGGCTGATTTTCTGCAAAAGATGCGCCAGCTGGTGCGCTACCTGGAGATCAGCAGCGGGAATATGGAGGAGGGCAGTCTGCGCTGCGATGCCAATATCTCGCTTCGTCCCGCCGGCAGCACGGGGCTCGGGGTCAAGACCGAACTCAAGAACATGAATTCCTTCCGCCATGTTGAACGCGCCCTGGCTTTCGAAATCGAACGCCAGAACAGGCTGCTGGCAGAAGGCGGTCGGATTGAACCGCAGACCCTGCTCTGGGATCCCCTTCGCGGCGCTGTCGAGCCGATGCGCAGCAAGGAGGAGGCCCACGATTACCGCTATTTCCCGGAGCCCGATCTGATGCCGGTGCGGCTTTCCGCAGCATGGATCGAAGAGCAGCAGCGGCTGCTGCCTGAATTGCCGGCGGCGCGCAAAAGCCGCTACGAACGCGTTTACGGATTGCCAGCCTACGACGCTGCGGTTCTGACCAGCGACCTGGCCGTGGCGGACTATTTCGAGCGGCTCGCGAGCCGGGTGGAGGATAAAAAAGCGGCGAGCAACTGGGTCATGGGCGAGGTCTTGCGGGCTGCCCGGGTGCGGAACTGCCCGGTCAATGAACTGGCCGTTATCCCGGAGCATCTGGCTGAACTGCTGCAGGCGCTCGGCCAGGGCCGGATTCCTCCCCAGACCGCCCGGCGGATCTTTGAGGAGTGCCTGGAGAACGGCCTCCCGCCGGCGGCTGCCATCGCGCGCGAGGAGCAGGCCCAAGTAACTGACGGCGAAGCACTCCGCGCGCTCGTACGGGAGATTCTTGATGCCCATCCGGAGGAGACGGCTGCCTGGCTGAACGGCAAGGATAAGCTGATCTCTTTTTTCGCCGGGATCATCATGCAATCCCTGCAGGGCCGCGCCGATCCCCGCCGTGTAATGGCTCTGCTGAACGAGGAACGGGCGGCACGCAGGACCATCGAGAAATAA
- a CDS encoding DUF4321 domain-containing protein — protein sequence MLSKDRYRIKRKLSFGTLLLAVVLGALIGSAIGQAIGVLLPQGVVHDFLLRSAGFGITPFQLNLAIISFTLGFTFNLNIIGVIGIILAAYIFRWYT from the coding sequence ATGCTTTCCAAGGACAGATACCGCATCAAACGGAAGCTTTCGTTCGGAACCCTGCTGCTGGCGGTGGTTCTCGGCGCTTTGATCGGTTCGGCAATCGGCCAGGCCATCGGCGTCCTCCTGCCGCAAGGAGTGGTGCACGATTTTCTGTTGCGCTCGGCCGGTTTTGGCATCACGCCATTCCAGCTCAATCTCGCCATTATCTCCTTCACCCTGGGTTTCACCTTCAATCTGAACATCATCGGCGTGATCGGCATCATCCTTGCGGCTTACATCTTCCGCTGGTATACGTGA
- a CDS encoding phosphoribosylaminoimidazolesuccinocarboxamide synthase: MKKKKVYEGKTKKVYEGEHETELILEFKDDAIALTGSKAVHTRGKGSLNNQMSTYMFRLLDSYHIATHFIRELSDKEMLVKKLAMIPVVVMVHDVAAGKLVKSYGLPQGKELECPIIEYYLKDDERDDPMINEDHIVSFGHATSLEIKEMHRLASKINAVLKAFLRRRDLLLVDIRLEFGRHQNRLLVADEISLNTIRCIDLRHPEMDILDGDNPKVLEHLAEVKSRFFTA, from the coding sequence TTGAAAAAGAAAAAGGTCTATGAAGGCAAGACCAAAAAGGTCTATGAAGGCGAGCATGAAACCGAACTCATTCTCGAATTCAAGGACGATGCCATTGCCCTGACCGGCTCGAAGGCGGTGCATACCCGCGGCAAGGGCAGCCTGAACAATCAGATGTCGACCTATATGTTCCGGCTGCTGGACAGCTACCACATCGCCACGCACTTCATCCGTGAACTCTCTGACAAGGAGATGCTGGTGAAAAAGCTGGCAATGATCCCGGTTGTGGTCATGGTGCATGATGTCGCCGCCGGCAAGCTGGTCAAGAGCTATGGCCTGCCACAAGGCAAGGAGCTGGAATGCCCGATCATCGAGTACTACCTCAAGGATGATGAGCGCGACGACCCGATGATCAACGAAGATCACATCGTCTCTTTCGGGCATGCGACCTCGTTGGAGATCAAGGAGATGCATCGCCTGGCTTCCAAAATCAACGCGGTGCTGAAGGCCTTTCTGCGCCGCCGCGATCTGCTGCTGGTGGATATCCGCCTCGAATTCGGACGCCATCAAAACCGGTTGCTGGTCGCCGATGAGATCAGCCTCAACACCATTCGCTGTATCGATCTGCGTCATCCCGAAATGGACATACTCGATGGCGACAACCCCAAGGTGCTGGAACACCTTGCCGAAGTGAAATCCCGCTTCTTCACCGCCTGA
- a CDS encoding twin-arginine translocase TatA/TatE family subunit produces the protein MGIGPTEWLIIIFLVVLLFGSKKIPELAKGLGQGIKEFKKAANDINDSTSHTSSQDELPPADKKQG, from the coding sequence ATGGGCATTGGCCCAACAGAATGGCTGATTATTATTTTCCTGGTTGTGCTGCTCTTCGGCTCCAAAAAGATCCCTGAGTTGGCCAAGGGACTGGGACAGGGCATCAAGGAGTTCAAGAAAGCCGCCAACGACATCAATGATTCCACGTCCCATACCAGCAGCCAGGACGAATTGCCCCCAGCGGACAAAAAACAGGGATAG
- the pssA gene encoding CDP-diacylglycerol--serine O-phosphatidyltransferase — MNTSKKRTRKQRSYINVPNLFTALNIFCGFVSVIQTIEGNYVTAAWLIFFSAVFDALDGRIARATGQSNEFGLQMDSLGDVLSAGLAPAVLVYMMQLKTLHPPVGLIVAFFPVLFAAFRLARFNVFTMAEGKKADYLGLPAPMAGVTLASCVILADSAEWTMLLRGLVVIVPVISLLMASTIRYEGFPRFSIREKGSNRLKLLFFITVFILFLIYPSYVLFPFMVLYILIGIVNAVRSLLRGGDNGEIAIIPEADELSSDR, encoded by the coding sequence ATGAATACCAGTAAAAAAAGGACGCGGAAGCAGCGCTCTTACATCAACGTTCCCAACCTTTTCACAGCCTTGAATATCTTTTGCGGTTTTGTCTCGGTGATCCAGACCATTGAAGGCAACTATGTGACCGCCGCCTGGCTGATCTTTTTCTCCGCAGTCTTTGATGCCCTCGACGGGCGCATCGCCCGCGCCACCGGCCAGAGCAACGAATTCGGTCTGCAGATGGATTCTCTCGGCGATGTCCTCTCGGCCGGCCTCGCCCCTGCGGTACTGGTCTACATGATGCAGCTTAAAACCCTGCATCCTCCAGTGGGCTTGATCGTCGCCTTCTTTCCCGTCCTCTTTGCGGCCTTCCGCCTGGCCCGCTTCAACGTCTTTACCATGGCTGAGGGCAAGAAAGCCGATTACCTTGGCCTGCCGGCCCCGATGGCGGGGGTCACCCTGGCCAGCTGTGTCATTCTCGCCGACAGCGCCGAGTGGACCATGCTTCTCCGCGGTCTGGTGGTGATCGTCCCGGTTATCAGCCTGCTGATGGCCAGCACCATCCGCTATGAGGGATTCCCGCGTTTCTCGATTCGGGAAAAAGGCTCCAACCGCTTGAAACTGCTTTTCTTCATCACGGTGTTCATACTCTTTCTGATCTACCCATCCTATGTCCTCTTCCCCTTCATGGTCCTCTACATCCTCATTGGAATCGTGAACGCGGTCCGCTCCCTGCTCCGCGGCGGAGACAATGGCGAGATCGCGATCATCCCTGAAGCGGACGAACTTTCATCTGACCGTTGA
- the efp gene encoding elongation factor P, with protein MATTADFKTGYVIELEGDLCSVVEFQHFKMGRGGAYVRTKLRSLRSGRVLEKTFRAGDKVEEAELERRPMQYLYRDEDALMLMDSETYEQLSVPVEMIGANVGFLKESERVTVLLHRENPIGVEMPNFVELTVASTEPGVRGDTVSGATKKAVMETGGVVLVPLFIEEGEKLKIDTRTGIYVERVR; from the coding sequence ATGGCAACAACGGCGGATTTCAAGACGGGTTATGTGATCGAACTGGAAGGGGACCTCTGCTCGGTGGTGGAGTTCCAGCATTTCAAAATGGGCCGCGGCGGCGCTTATGTGCGCACCAAATTGCGCAGCCTGCGTAGCGGCAGGGTACTCGAGAAGACCTTTCGCGCCGGCGACAAGGTGGAGGAAGCGGAACTGGAACGACGACCCATGCAGTACCTGTACCGTGATGAGGATGCCCTGATGCTGATGGATAGCGAGACCTATGAGCAGTTGAGCGTGCCGGTGGAGATGATCGGCGCCAACGTCGGCTTTTTAAAGGAGAGCGAGCGCGTTACGGTCCTGCTGCATCGGGAAAATCCGATCGGCGTCGAGATGCCCAATTTTGTCGAGCTGACCGTCGCCTCGACCGAGCCGGGCGTGCGGGGGGATACGGTTTCCGGGGCTACCAAAAAGGCGGTGATGGAAACCGGCGGCGTGGTGCTGGTTCCTCTTTTCATTGAAGAGGGGGAGAAGCTGAAAATTGACACGCGCACGGGTATTTACGTCGAACGCGTGAGATAA
- the tatA gene encoding twin-arginine translocase TatA/TatE family subunit — translation MLPGVGLDEMFVILLVALILFGSKQLPELARGLGKGLRELKKATDDVKRELDLTDHLPK, via the coding sequence ATGCTGCCCGGTGTAGGTTTGGATGAGATGTTTGTCATCCTTCTGGTCGCGTTGATACTGTTCGGTTCCAAACAACTTCCGGAGCTGGCGCGTGGACTTGGTAAAGGCCTGCGCGAGCTGAAAAAAGCCACAGATGATGTGAAACGGGAACTGGACCTCACCGATCATCTACCCAAATGA
- the gatA gene encoding Asp-tRNA(Asn)/Glu-tRNA(Gln) amidotransferase subunit GatA: MHTGLADFQSLKPLLAGGTLSCTRLVETYLQQIDKGAHLNAFVTLFSEHLLEKAAAIDRKRSQGKAGRLAGMVLGIKDNLAWTEGTTTCGSRFLSGYVSPYAATVLQRLAAADALFIGKTNMDEFAMGSSSEHSAFGPVHHPLDLDRVPGGSSGGSAAAVAAGLCTAALGSDTGGSIRQPASFCGIAGLRPTWGRVSRYGLVAFASSLDQIGPLAHSVADCAEVLQVIAGQDPADATCAAVPVPDYMAALQRDLKGLRIGLPSEYFQGGLEAAVRDAVEECGRILSAAGAELMPVSLPHTEYAIAAYYIIADAEASANLARFDGARFGHRSAGATTLEEMYFRSRSEGFGEEVKRRIMLGTFVLSSGYYEAYYGKAQRVRTLLQRDFAEAFSKCDLLLTPVCPTTAFRLGEKAADPLSMYLSDVYTVSVNMAGLPALALACGRDAAGLPIGAQLIGPAFSEPLLLAAGHYLESRMVAASGGESRS, encoded by the coding sequence TTGCATACCGGTCTTGCTGATTTCCAATCCCTCAAGCCGCTTCTCGCCGGCGGGACGCTCAGTTGCACCCGCCTGGTAGAGACCTATTTGCAGCAAATCGATAAAGGCGCTCATCTGAACGCCTTTGTCACTCTGTTTTCAGAGCATTTGCTTGAAAAGGCCGCGGCCATCGATCGCAAACGCAGCCAGGGCAAGGCTGGCCGGCTGGCCGGCATGGTTCTCGGCATCAAGGACAACCTGGCCTGGACGGAGGGGACGACCACCTGCGGATCGAGATTTCTCAGCGGCTATGTTTCCCCTTACGCCGCAACGGTGCTGCAGCGGCTCGCGGCGGCGGATGCACTCTTCATCGGCAAGACCAACATGGATGAATTCGCCATGGGTTCATCCAGCGAGCACTCCGCTTTCGGACCAGTGCATCATCCTTTGGACCTGGATCGCGTCCCTGGCGGTTCCTCCGGCGGTTCCGCGGCGGCGGTCGCTGCCGGACTCTGCACCGCCGCCCTGGGCAGTGATACCGGAGGTTCGATTCGCCAGCCCGCATCGTTCTGCGGCATTGCGGGGCTGCGGCCGACCTGGGGCCGGGTTTCCCGCTATGGCCTTGTCGCCTTTGCCTCTTCTCTGGATCAGATCGGTCCGCTCGCACACTCGGTCGCCGATTGTGCGGAGGTATTACAGGTCATCGCCGGTCAGGATCCCGCCGATGCAACCTGCGCCGCCGTTCCGGTCCCTGATTATATGGCTGCCTTGCAGCGGGACCTCAAGGGCTTGCGCATCGGTCTGCCAAGCGAGTATTTCCAGGGGGGGCTGGAAGCCGCGGTGCGCGATGCGGTAGAAGAGTGCGGCCGCATCCTGAGCGCAGCCGGCGCCGAGCTGATGCCGGTCTCCCTGCCGCATACCGAGTATGCGATCGCCGCTTATTACATCATTGCCGATGCCGAAGCCTCCGCCAATTTAGCCCGGTTCGACGGGGCCCGCTTCGGACACCGTTCTGCCGGTGCTACGACTCTGGAGGAGATGTACTTTCGGTCGCGCAGCGAGGGATTCGGCGAAGAGGTCAAGCGGCGCATCATGCTCGGCACTTTTGTGCTGTCGAGCGGCTATTACGAGGCCTATTATGGCAAGGCGCAGAGGGTGCGAACCCTGTTGCAGCGGGACTTTGCCGAGGCTTTCTCGAAGTGCGATCTGCTGCTGACCCCGGTCTGCCCGACGACCGCATTCCGTCTCGGCGAAAAAGCCGCTGATCCGCTCTCCATGTACCTCTCCGATGTCTACACGGTCTCGGTGAACATGGCGGGTTTACCGGCACTGGCGCTGGCCTGCGGACGGGATGCAGCAGGGCTGCCGATCGGCGCCCAGCTGATCGGGCCGGCCTTCTCGGAGCCGTTACTGCTGGCCGCCGGCCATTATCTTGAAAGTCGGATGGTTGCGGCGTCAGGGGGGGAAAGCCGCTCATGA
- a CDS encoding trypsin-like peptidase domain-containing protein — translation MTGRTVPTIPLSAARWWCWTLALLISGWLGCSALFVPAVLAQSRLWSASEHRAPASERGEAAVQDQIANSRHNAITRAVAEVSPAVVGINVVQVRRYYPSSPFDDDPFFRQFFRNNPVEKRVKSLGSGFIISREGYILTNQHVVADATEIIVTRTGGKQYVATKVGEDYISDVAILKIEGADFPSVQLGDSDDVVIGEWAIALGDPFGLFDIGSKATVTVGVISATDRDFGRREDDRIMEDMIQTDAAINAGNSGGPLVNCHGEVIGINTWILSGTGTNTGVGFALPINRVKRILDDLINYGKVERRWYTGLRYEAMSLATARYLGLASRHGVIISEVEPGSPAARGGLQIGDVIMGINGKEVEAFEDVKAIIDGLDLKRGDTLVFRIYRGQRYLNLGIQLEYRNNATRGRSR, via the coding sequence ATGACAGGTCGTACAGTCCCGACGATCCCCTTGTCGGCGGCGCGCTGGTGGTGTTGGACCCTTGCACTCCTGATCAGTGGATGGCTCGGGTGCAGCGCTCTCTTCGTTCCGGCCGTCTTGGCCCAGTCCAGACTTTGGAGCGCCTCAGAGCACCGCGCTCCAGCCAGCGAGAGGGGAGAGGCTGCGGTCCAGGATCAGATCGCCAATTCACGGCACAATGCCATCACCCGCGCGGTGGCCGAGGTCAGCCCGGCCGTGGTGGGCATCAATGTGGTGCAGGTGCGGCGCTATTATCCCAGCTCGCCCTTCGATGACGACCCTTTTTTTCGGCAGTTCTTTAGAAATAATCCGGTGGAAAAGCGGGTGAAGAGCCTGGGCTCCGGCTTTATCATCTCGCGCGAGGGGTATATCCTCACCAACCAGCATGTCGTGGCGGACGCGACTGAAATCATCGTCACCCGCACCGGCGGCAAGCAGTATGTCGCCACCAAGGTGGGGGAGGATTATATTTCGGATGTTGCCATCCTCAAGATCGAGGGCGCCGACTTTCCCAGCGTGCAACTGGGGGATTCGGACGATGTCGTTATCGGCGAGTGGGCGATCGCTCTCGGTGACCCCTTCGGCCTCTTTGATATAGGCTCCAAGGCCACCGTTACGGTGGGGGTGATCAGCGCCACCGATCGCGATTTCGGCCGGCGCGAGGACGATCGCATCATGGAGGATATGATCCAGACCGACGCCGCAATCAATGCCGGTAACAGCGGTGGGCCCCTCGTGAACTGTCATGGTGAAGTGATCGGCATCAATACCTGGATCCTCTCCGGGACCGGTACCAATACCGGCGTCGGCTTTGCATTGCCTATCAACCGCGTCAAGCGCATCCTCGACGACCTGATCAATTATGGCAAGGTCGAGCGGCGTTGGTATACCGGGCTGCGCTATGAGGCGATGTCACTGGCCACCGCGCGGTATCTCGGCCTGGCGAGCCGGCACGGGGTGATCATCTCTGAAGTCGAGCCCGGCAGTCCGGCCGCCCGCGGCGGATTGCAAATTGGCGATGTCATCATGGGCATCAACGGCAAAGAAGTCGAAGCCTTCGAGGATGTCAAGGCGATTATCGATGGGCTGGATCTGAAAAGGGGGGATACCCTGGTTTTCCGCATTTATCGTGGACAGCGGTATCTCAATCTGGGCATTCAACTGGAGTACCGCAACAACGCGACAAGAGGGCGCAGCCGATGA